From one Zhongshania sp. R06B22 genomic stretch:
- a CDS encoding DUF4810 domain-containing protein: MKNIILVSALALACSACVPAQKTMYYWGSYEDLIYKMYVKPGEAPPDLQIQKLTEDIQRAQDNGQAVPPGVYGHLAYMYSAVGNLPQATTAFLQEKALYPESAVMIDGFLSRLQQQGAR, translated from the coding sequence ATGAAAAATATTATTTTAGTCAGCGCCTTAGCGCTGGCCTGCTCTGCTTGCGTGCCTGCCCAGAAAACCATGTATTACTGGGGTAGCTATGAAGACCTCATCTACAAGATGTATGTCAAACCCGGCGAGGCACCACCGGATCTGCAAATTCAAAAATTGACGGAAGATATCCAGCGAGCTCAGGACAATGGCCAAGCCGTGCCTCCGGGGGTGTATGGCCATTTAGCTTATATGTATAGCGCCGTGGGTAATCTGCCACAGGCGACGACTGCCTTTCTCCAAGAAAAAGCGCTGTACCCAGAATCGGCAGTCATGATCGACGGGTTTTTATCACGCTTACAGCAGCAAGGAGCGCGATAA
- a CDS encoding DUF799 domain-containing protein — protein sequence MNRSIISKAGLFVLLAFSLAACQVAPYDYSALEANKPRSILVIPPLNESVDVNAPYTFISTVSKPLAEKGYYVFPVAVIDQFLKENGLPSPGEMNSVPLQKLREIIGADAVLYTTINQWGQKFQLVNSATIVDSELKLIDARSGELLWTTRAFAQQSSGDGGGGLAGAIIGAIVEQIAGSIVDRTPSLSSAANALAINAPNQGLLPGPYLPVENHPE from the coding sequence ATGAACAGGTCGATAATCAGTAAAGCAGGTCTTTTTGTGCTGTTGGCCTTTTCGCTTGCGGCTTGCCAAGTTGCACCATATGACTACTCAGCACTCGAAGCGAATAAACCGCGCTCTATTCTTGTTATTCCGCCACTCAATGAATCAGTAGACGTCAATGCTCCCTACACCTTTATTTCCACGGTGTCTAAGCCGCTTGCAGAGAAGGGCTATTACGTTTTTCCGGTAGCTGTTATCGATCAATTTTTGAAAGAGAATGGCTTACCTTCACCCGGTGAAATGAATAGTGTGCCACTGCAAAAGCTGCGTGAGATTATCGGTGCTGATGCGGTTTTATATACCACCATTAATCAATGGGGACAGAAGTTTCAATTGGTGAACTCAGCGACCATTGTGGATTCCGAGCTTAAGCTGATTGATGCGAGGTCTGGTGAGTTATTGTGGACAACGCGTGCGTTTGCCCAACAGTCATCCGGTGATGGTGGCGGTGGCTTAGCCGGCGCCATAATTGGGGCAATTGTTGAACAGATTGCCGGTTCCATTGTTGATCGCACACCAAGCCTTTCATCTGCGGCTAATGCGCTAGCCATTAATGCCCCGAATCAAGGTTTACTGCCCGGCCCCTATCTTCCTGTAGAGAACCATCCTGAGTGA